The window TTTCTAATTCTGGTGTCTgattttgaattacaaattcttGAATTGTtactaaaataatttctttttccagacTTGGGTAGTGGACTTTCAGAGCCTTGTgagatatatgtatctatatttgcAAACCCCACTAGCTAGAGATTTTTCTGGTCATGTGGTGGATAGAGGAGGGGAGTAGTTGGCTATCAGAGTCTACTTCTTTGCATTTTAACAGTAGATGGTTCCATTTTTAAATTTAGCTGGCTGTTCCCTATTCCTTTATGTAGCCTAGGTCAGGTCTTGATTAACTTTTATTTTAGTAATTTAGACTAAGGGACTTAATGGAGGAAGCATTAGTTTGGATAAAGGTTGTCATCAGTTAACTCTTCTCCACTCCCTGTTAGCATAAGAGCTTATTTTTccccatgctttttttttgttgtttttttttagtgaggcaattggggttaagtgacttgcccagggtcacacagctagtaagtgttaagtgtctgaggccggatttgaactcaggtcctcctgactccagggccagtgctctatccactgcgccacctagccgcccccccatgCTGTTTTAACCTAGCCAATGCAGATTATTATTAGCTGGACACTACTTTGTTCTTCCACCTTTCACATGTGATTTAGAATTCACAAAACCGATGACACAGCCATGAGACAGATGCTCTTCCCAGGCCTCTGTGCAGATCTTCCCATTGGGAAGCCAAGTCCAGCTAAAGGGAGGGACAGACAGGTGCTTAGCCCCGTTCTTGCCACCTCTTGTAGGGGTCTGTGGCTCTGCACCAGGACTCTTGACCTTGGTGCACAGACTCCTTTGGCAATTggatgggaataaaaaggaagccGGTGATCTTGAAGTACGGCATGAAAATAGTTTTCTTCACTACTACGGGTTTAAAAGTCCTCCTCAAGATTGTATTCTCCGTCGGTTCTTCATGTTTACAGGTTGCTTACCCaggcaaagaaatgagagattGTATGTGTGAGTGGATCTTGTGTGCTGGAAAGGGGGctttttaatagattttattaCTTTACCTGTATTTAAAGATTGCATATTCTGGTAATAGTTGCCAGTCTAGAAATCCAAATCTCATTTCACTTGCTTGCTTTTCTCATAGCAATGTTTTATGGAGTCCAGGCATTGTTTATCAGCCGCAAGCGTCATCTTTAGCCAGGCCGAACAGACTGCATCAACAGAAGACAGTGAGTGTGGGTGTTTTTACATTACCTtgtttttgaaaacattttcatttttctttttagtgaggcagtgggggttaagtgacttgcccagggtcacacagctagtaagtgtcaagtgtctgaggccggatttgaactcaggtcctcctgactccagggccggtgctctatccactgcgctgaaAACATTTTCTTAACTGTGAAGATAACATATTGGAAATCCAGATGTGTTTGGCAGTTGGCAGTTGCAGTAACACGTTGACCAGTTTCTTTGTCTAGTAGCAGACCAAGTGTCCCTTGAGTCACTACTGACTTAAAATTCTTAAATTTGGAAATAAGAGACCTTTTTCTCACCAATCTAGTAAATGTTCAAACACGGAGAATGTGCTTGTGCTTTGCTAGTGACTCCTGGGGCCCTAGGAGAGGTTTCTCCTATGAGGTTCTGCTCTCTTGCTCTGTATGTTTCTTGCATTCACCGAATTCTATGcgtgttctctcccccattagaatgggaactcGTGGAGGGCAAGGACTCactttctgcctttctctttatGCCCCATGGTTAGGATAGTGCCAAGTGCTTAATTCACATGTATGGACTTgtacatggtcacacagccaatgtgggTCACAAGTGGGatgtaaacccaggtctttctgactctggagaCAGAATTCCTGTCCACTGCATATTGCTCCTGACATTGAATTATATACTAAATTGCTTCCATAGTGGAAGAGACTGAGCTTTTTATAAAATCAGTTAAGAGTTACTCTTTAGAAGATTCTTGAGCATTTTGAGAAAATCAGCTCTCTGGGCAGGAGGTGAGGGCTTCCTCACAGAGAAAGCCTGTGGTGCTGTTTAGCTGAGAAGTCATTTTCTGGAGTCTCTTCCATatgaaagaactgggaatgtttaactgggagaagagaaggatcatagttgtcttcaagtatttaaaagactATTGCCTCCATTGCTGCTAGGCCCAAGGTCAAGAGTAATAACgtagggcagctcggtggcacagtggataaagcacaagccctgagttcaaattcggcctcagacacttgacacatactagctgtgtgaccctcggcaagtcacttaaccctcattgccctgccaaaaaaagagtaagaacaTAAATATTACTTTACTGCCAGATTCCTGATCTCACCCTgaaaatgtgcatttctctgtTGAAATTTTTACTAGTTCACTGTTTGATTTCATAGTAATTAGAGCCAATTTTTTGGTACCTGGTTAAAAGAAAGTATGCTAATTTTCTGGGTAAGCCTTGGCTATATTATTCAGAAATTCCTTTCTGCCCTTGATACAAAAAGAAATTCTAATTACAAATAGGGACAAATTATAGATTCTGAAGAGGTAGAAGTACCTTTAATAgattaaatgggggggggtgttttcttTCATACTTTAGCAACCTCCATTAttgttttttggggtgtttttgtttgtttgtttgttgaagGCTTAAAAAtcagtttgaggggcagctaggtggcgcagtggatagagcaccagccctggagtcaggaggacctgagttcaaatccgacctcagacacttaacacttactagatgtatgaccctgggcaagtcacttaaccccaattgcctcaccaagaaaacttaaaaaaacaacaacaatcagtttgagatgcctaatTAAAATTCTCCGTTTGAAAGTCAGCCACCCTGTGAATTTAAATATGCCTTATGTTGTGTGTCTTATCAGCTGAAAGAGAACAAGACCAACAAGATCTTCatcaaagaaaagcagaaatcgCGAGGTGCTGGATCAAATACTGCCTCAGTCTCCTGCAGAACGCACAGGCCTCCCTGGAGGTAGGACCAGCAAATAGAGCGGCTTTTGTGTATCAGTGTCAGAGCTGAGGACAACTTACAAGGGGCTCCTCCCAAACCTTAGCCACCAGCCTGGGCATAGGAAGCCCTGAGTAGGTGGTGAATTTATAACAGAAAAAGGCTCCTTCATATCTGAAAGGTTGAACGGCTCCTCAGCCTCTGGGACTTTTTAAAGGTGTTTCTGCATCAGAGCACCTGGAAATGATCTGCCAGCCCTGACCCTTGGCAGTTTGAGGAGACGGCACCCATGGGGAAATGCCGGCTGGGACTGTCGGCCCATCTTTACAGGGGTGGACAGGGCTTATGTGGGCAGTGCCATTTCATAGACAGGAGGGGTCAAGGAAGACAGGTTGGCAGAGAGCTTGGGTCGACccaggaccatttttttttttttttaggcaatgggggttaagtgacttgcccacggtcacacagctagtaaatgtcaagtgtctgaggccggatttgaactcaggtactcctgaatccagggccggtgctttaaccactgtgccatctagctgccccccaggaccaTTTTTAATGAAACTGGAAAGAAAGACAGCAGTTGGACAGAAGTGGAGAAGAACTGTGAAGATTGATTTTCTGCACATGTGGATTCTCACCCCAGCTGTTGCTGCCTGTAGGGCCAGAACCAGGGGGAGATCCGCTTTGGGGGTCACCATTCCGAGGGGGTTAAAGAGCTAGCTCTCAGTAATGATCAGCCTTTATGTATACTTCCCCCCTTTACAAAATCTTTGAGAATAATCTACACATGATAAGTAAAGATGACAGTGTTTGGTGGCGGTGTGAGAACActcaaggggaaggggataaatatttatatagcacctactgtgtgccaggcaccagctaagtgttttagaaatacctcatttgattctcataacagccTGCCCAGGGGTCAGGGGAAGGCATACAGAAGCAAAGGGACTTTTCCAGCATCatatagccaataagtgtcttgaggacagatttgatctcaggccttcctgtctctaggcctgGCATCCTCGCCACTGCCCCACCAGCTGCCTCCAGGTTTTTATTAAGCATCcctgtgtgccaggctctgtgctgggcactgcaGATAGAAATGCCCATCCGCAGGAAGCTCACCTTCCAGGACAGGAGACAGCAGAGATGGTGGTGTGGTAGAAGCGTCAGGCTGGTGGCTGTACCAGGGAACAGCCACGAGTGCAGTGACTTTGGAGGCCTGAGGACCTATGTCTGGGATCTGCTGCTGCCACTTAATTTGGCACAATCGGCAGCACCCTCACTCTGCAGGCCTCAGATGAGCACCCTGGGCTAGCTGATCTCTGCACTCCCTTCCAGATGTCGCTCTGACAGCCTTTCTGGTAGCAAAGGCAGTACTGATTGGGTGATCATCTGTTGACCGTATTTATTATAGAGAATGCATTACATATCATATCCCAAAGCAGGAGGAGGCTGGTCAGGGCTTGTCCTTCCTGTCAGGAGAGCTGGCAAGGCACCTGAACCAGGTAGGCCCTAGTGGGAGATGAAGCATGGTCTGGGGAAGACTTGATGGAGCAGGTAAATAGACTTTCATTTCTGACCTGCTAATCCAAGGAGCTTGCACATAGCCTCTGAACTTTGTAAAAATACTTTGGTGACTCTGTTTCAGTGTACTTGGTTTCTTTTGTAGTCGTAGCATTTCAAAGCTCGATTCCAGTTCTGTAGTATAGACCAGACGCAAAAGGGATCTGAGGCACCAGAGTCACAGAACTCTGGTTTGAGCTGGTGGAGCTCAGCTCTGGGCCAATTCCCAAGGCCCACAGCCAAGAGATGACAGCATGTTGGTCCTGGGTGGGCTCTGGTCATCCTGGCCCGTGGCTGGGTGGCATCTCACCGTGCTGACTAGCAAGTAGCGTTTGACTCAGTAGAGCAAAATGCTACTTTCAAGGCTCTCCTCCAACAAGTTGTCTCCCATACAGATGTGAAAATTATGCAGCATTCCCTGAAAGATCTTACCACATTTGACCCTTTGAGTATTGATATCAGGCAAGGCATACAGCAAGGACATCGGCACTCAACAAAAGTGCTTCCCACTATCTTCAAGGATTCCTGTGCAGTGAAGAGGAGGGATTCCCTGTAGACCTGAGGCCTTCCACCTACTCTTGTTTGCAGGCCATCCATGGTTACCAGCATGGAGACTTGAAAAGGACTCTAGAAAGTTCTTCCAGAGCCATCACCCTTTCACTTGGCTTTTCCactactgaaaatatttttagtgCCTTGACTTGGGCTTATTGTACTaggtctttttgggggggtggggggagggtctaGCTTTAAAATTCACATTGTTCCTTACCACCTTTAGTTTTCTTTACCCTGCTCTCAAAGGACTGCAGGAATAAggtctggaagagactttagaaaccaACCACTccagtccccttattttacagaaaaataaacGGAGGCCCAGGGGGAAAAGCGTCATCTTCACTCTGGATGTATATTTAACTttatcctcttttccttcccacaTTGGAGATgatcattttatatttctgtattatcTTTTCATAGTCATACCAGACACACATTAATTTTAGCATCCTTGCTaagaaggaaattaataaatgaaacagGATCTGTATAGCAGGTAAATGAATCTCTAGAGAATGACCCATAAAGGCTAAGTTGTATTATACAAGAGgtttctttacttcttttcctTTGTGTAATTCAATATTTTGCCTCTGCTTGGCTTCTTAACATAGTCTAGGGGAGAATTTTACATTTGTCTTCTGTTAGTGGTTGGGAgtgtaagcaaaaaaaaaaaaaaagattcacattGTTAGAGGTGATGGCAGATCAGGTTCCTACTTtaaccttttgcttttcttccctttcaggACAACATAGGTGAACTTGACCTTGATAAACAGTCTGAACTTAAAgctcagaggaaaagagaggaagatgagaaggaaaacgGCAGGAAGAAAGTTGTTCTCTTTGGCACTAGTGATGTGTGTGACGCCATCTTGGCTGTGGAAGAGAAAGTGGCCTGTGTGCCCCCGTTAGACTTTAGGGAAGCCAGAGAGGTGTTTTTAGTGGGCCAGAACTATGTCTTTGAGGCGAAAGAGTACTTTCAGGTTGACGGGTACATCACTGACCATATCGAAATTGTCCAAGACCACAGTTCTCTGTTTAAGGTGCTTGCGTTCTTTGAAGAGGATTACGAGAGGCGCTGCAAGATGCACAAGCGGAGAATAGACATGCTAGAGCCCCTCACCGTAGACCTAAATCCACAGTACTATTTGTTGATCAACCGGCAGCTTCAGTTTGAGCTTGCCCACACCTACTATGAGATGATGGACTTAAAGGTGGCCATCGCCAACAGGCTAGAGGAGCTCGATTCacacacaataaagaaaatcaattccCTGGCTCAGTCAGCCATCAAGTACTATGAGCTCTTCCTAGATTCCCTCAAGGACCCCAATAAGGTGTTTCCAGAGCAGCTCTCGGAAGACGTTCTCCGCCCTGCCCTGGTAGCCAAGTTCCACATTGCTCGGCTCTATGGCAAACTCATCACTTCTGATGGTAGGAAGGAGTTAGACAACATGCAGGCATCCTTGGAATACTACACATTCTTGGTTGACTACTGTGAGAGGTACCCCGAGGCTGTTCGTGCTGTAGAAACTGAGCTAGAACTCAGTAGAGAGATGGCAGGTTTGCTTCCAGCCAAAATGGAAAGACTCCGGGCTAAGCTGAGCCCTTTTACTTAAAATCTTTGTCCCACGTGTCATGGAAATGTGCAATAGAGCAGTGCCCTTGTTAGCCCCACGCCCCCTTCTAGGGTTCTTGCCTCTAGTGAGCAGGGAAGCCCAGCTAGCGCTCCAGGCAGGGCTCTCTTTGACTCGCTTGTCAGTAAAATGAGTTCACGATTTTCTCTTGATTTTGTACATTTCTTCTGTAAACTTGTGGTTAGTGTTTTAGATGGCTTGTTTCCTATCTCTCCTGCCTTATCTTCTTCCACCACAAGATCCAGTTTCTAAATATGAGTTACTTGCAGAATAGTACTTAAGGGATGATTCTGGATGATAGAGCTGGTGGACAAAAgttactgtattttttaaaagaaatacagtttcctaggaaaaagaaaacccatgAGCTTCATGCAGTTCCTCCTCCTGGAATTCTAACTCCCCAAAGAAATGTTTACTCATTACAATTTTATGATAATTAacctataatttattttatatgttgtaaaattatttgtctatattagaggaaaaaatattagGGATGTAATAAAAACTTGCTTCACTAACAGAATGTTCATTTAATTTTCGTCGTCATCATAGATCTGGTTTGATTCTGGTCATCCTATAGTTACCACTTATTTCAGACTAGAGATGTATAActtgtgaaaaaaaatcaaaactctcATACTGAGATTCTCAGAGAAGTCCTGATGCCTTGTCAAGGCCAGAAATGACCCTCTAGAGTCATGCCTATGAAGGACAAGCTTTGGCAGGTCCTGCCAGACTAGACATTTTGAGAGTGGGCCTGGCAATGCCATCACTGTCTGCTAGTGCTGCCTATTATGTTGAGGTTCAACCCCAGTCCATGGACCacttcaagtgtgtgtgtgtgggggggggaggggtgatggAGTCCCAGGAACCAACGAAAAATGACCCTTGgtctaaattcctcatttctgCTTTTGCAGTGACTGGGCTGgcaaagggaggaaaggatgtTAAGAATCACCCAAGGCTCAGACCATTtacaaacattcattttttggccACTACAGTAGGCTGACCTACACCTGATCTTTAGGAACAAGTAAATATCCACATTGACAACTCGATTATAAACAAAACCAAGTCAGTTTAACAGGAAAAGGAGATggattgaaaaggaaagaatgaacgAGAAAGACAGGCTCCAGTGCACCAGGTGGTTCTTTGGGAGCATTCATAGGAGAATATGGACAGGAGATTGTGGTCTTCCACAGTGGAGAGGGCTACACAGCCAGTAGTGTACTTGGCTCTAGAAGACTGGAGAGGAAAATGCAGCTCACTTGATACTTACTCAGACTTAAAGAAATTGCATGTTTTATCTCCTTCAAACTGGGAACAAACTGATCCTGGTGGTCTAGAAATGAGGTCTGGAGTGCCATTGAGGGTTCTCATGCCCAATATTGgaggtgtgtgtgttgggggtggggtgcctCTAGTAGAGACCCTGATAGGTCTTTCTGGGTCTCTCTTCCCTGTGAGAAGGGAAGGAGCCAGGCTGGCTGAATAAGCGTGTCTCTCTTACTGTCCCTAACTGACTCAGCCAGGGAGCTGGAAAGTGCCGCCTTTGACCTGACCCAGCCGTCCCTGCTGGCCAACTAGCCGCTGCCCTGTGTTCTCTCTGCCTGAGGAAGCCGCCTGCATTGGGTGCCTCCTCTTGGCCACTTCTGctccccttcctttccagttGGCCTGTGACCTCATCACTAGGCTaaagctgctctctccaaagtggcCTGTGATCTTTTCATGATGAGACCGCATGGCCTTTCCTCTTGCTCgttcttttcctcctctggatACTCTCTTCTTTGGGTTTCCATGACTTTGCTGTCTTGGTCCTCTTCTTACCTTTGCTGGATACCCAGCCAGGACATGACTGCTTACTGGGGGTGTCATGGCTATTCTGGGCCCCCATTTCCCTCCATACTACCCTAGCTGGCAGTCTCCGTTCCTATAGGTTCGATGATCATCTCTGCAGATAATTCGCACGTTTATCCAGCCCTGACTTCAGGTCTCACCTCTACCACTTTATTATATATCGCCATCTAGATGCCCTCCCAGTGTggatctcaaactcagcatgtccaaaataaaacttctctttctccctgaaGCCCCCTCCTTCAGGACCTCATCATTACTGTCAAGGGCCTCCCCGGCCTCCCCGTCCTTTGGGTTCACAATCTTGGTGTCATCCTCGGTGCCTTTTGCTCTCACTGTGTGTCTGGTCTGTTGCCAGCTCCTGTTCTGCCCTAACTCCCCtacttattccctcccttccacccatCCAGTTACCACCCTGGTGATGACCCACTTCAACACCTGCAGCTGGGCCTTCTGAGTGGTCTTCCCATCTCAAGGCTTTCTCCCCAGCCACTGGGCTGCCAAAGCGACCCTCCTAAACTGAAGGTCAGCCCGTGTCAGTGACCCTCTATCGAGTCCAGGACGAGATGAAAGAACCACTGGCTCCTCAAACTTTTACCACCCGGTACCTTCCTTCCCTTCTGGGCTTCTCCAGGTAGCCTACGACCCTTAGCCTTTCTCTGAGTGACCCTCCCCCTGCCTagatgccttttcactggctgcccctcAGAACAGACTCTGCCTTCACATCTCTGCCTCTggctttccttggcttcctttaagactcatctCAAGTCTCATTTTCTGAAATAggaaccccccacacac is drawn from Dromiciops gliroides isolate mDroGli1 chromosome 2, mDroGli1.pri, whole genome shotgun sequence and contains these coding sequences:
- the LOC122741622 gene encoding KIF-binding protein isoform X1 — its product is MATPAAWAAACEKFRASLSLSQVESQKDPENDPYKSKYRARELLQEVKALLGPAADEDEDEEAGGGAGGGPSEEEGPAAERAGPGAGAEPSARAVRLAAVELQLGLNHIDTEELAAGEEHLQNCLRLVRRSRLEPAAVSLHLQAQNNLGILWSERDEIETAQTYLESAEALYNQYMKEIGNPPLDPNEHFLAEEEKLTEQERSRRFEKAYTHTLYYLAQVYQHLEMIEKAVQYCHTTLKRQLEHSGYRPAEWAINAATLSQYYINKQCFMESRHCLSAASVIFSQAEQTASTEDSESEREQDQQDLHQRKAEIARCWIKYCLSLLQNAQASLEDNIGELDLDKQSELKAQRKREEDEKENGRKKVVLFGTSDVCDAILAVEEKVACVPPLDFREAREVFLVGQNYVFEAKEYFQVDGYITDHIEIVQDHSSLFKVLAFFEEDYERRCKMHKRRIDMLEPLTVDLNPQYYLLINRQLQFELAHTYYEMMDLKVAIANRLEELDSHTIKKINSLAQSAIKYYELFLDSLKDPNKVFPEQLSEDVLRPALVAKFHIARLYGKLITSDGRKELDNMQASLEYYTFLVDYCERYPEAVRAVETELELSREMAGLLPAKMERLRAKLSPFT
- the LOC122741622 gene encoding KIF-binding protein isoform X2, with the translated sequence MATPAAWAAACEKFRASLSLSQVESQKDPENDPYKSKYRARELLQEVKALLGPAADEDEDEEAGGGAGGGPSEEEGPAAERAGPGAGAEPSARAVRLAAVELQLGLNHIDTEELAAGEEHLQNCLRLVRRSRLEPAAVSLHLQAQNNLGILWSERDEIETAQTYLESAEALYNQYMKEIGNPPLDPNEHFLAEEEKLTEQERSRRFEKAYTHTLYYLAQVYQHLEMIEKAVQYCHTTLKRQLEHSGYRPAEWAINAATLSQYYINKQCFMESRHCLSAASVIFSQAEQTASTEDTEREQDQQDLHQRKAEIARCWIKYCLSLLQNAQASLEDNIGELDLDKQSELKAQRKREEDEKENGRKKVVLFGTSDVCDAILAVEEKVACVPPLDFREAREVFLVGQNYVFEAKEYFQVDGYITDHIEIVQDHSSLFKVLAFFEEDYERRCKMHKRRIDMLEPLTVDLNPQYYLLINRQLQFELAHTYYEMMDLKVAIANRLEELDSHTIKKINSLAQSAIKYYELFLDSLKDPNKVFPEQLSEDVLRPALVAKFHIARLYGKLITSDGRKELDNMQASLEYYTFLVDYCERYPEAVRAVETELELSREMAGLLPAKMERLRAKLSPFT